From one Perca fluviatilis chromosome 10, GENO_Pfluv_1.0, whole genome shotgun sequence genomic stretch:
- the LOC120566562 gene encoding proline-rich protein 36-like has protein sequence MSLHQLTGSASRSKTNPEQGRRALPLLSASVPSLVPSLSASISQPRPPASQPPSPSLVPSLSASSPSLVPQPLSLCPPPLSPSLSASISQPRPPASQPPSPSLVPQPLSLVPQPRPPASQPLSPASQPPSPGLRPQPLSLCPPASSPSLRPQPLSLCPQPLSLHLPASQPLSPSLSASISQPCVLQPLSLHLPASSQPLSLVPSASSPASQPRPQPLSLHLPASSPASQPRPPASSPSLSASVPQPLSLHLPASSPAPQPLSPSLVPSLVPQPLSLCPPASQPPSPSLSASVSQPRPPASQPLSPSLSASISQPLSLCLPASSPSLVPSLSASSPSLSASVSQPRPPASPASSPSLVPSLSASVPQPLSLHLPAWPPASQPPSPSLVPSLSASFPPPPRPQPPVPQPLSLCPQPLSLHLPASSPASQPRPPASQPLSPSLRPPASQPRPPASSPSLSASVPSLSASISQPRSPSLSASSPPPQSPPAALSLCPPASQPPSPSLVPQPLSLVPQPLSLCPPASQPPSPSLVPQPLSLCPPASSPASVPQPLSLCPPASSPASQPPSPSLVPQPLSLIPQPLSLCLPASSPSLSASSPSLVPQPLSLCPPASSPSLSASISQPRPPSSQPPSPSLVPQPLSLCPSASQPLSPSVQKKV, from the exons ATGTCTCTCCACCAGCTGACAGGGTCAGCGTCCCGCTCAAAGACGAACCCCGAACAAGGACGCCGAGCGCTCCCGCT CCTCTCAGCCTCTGTCCCCAGCCTCGTCCCCAGCCTCTCAGCCTCCATCTCCCAGCCTCGTCCTCCAGCCTCTCAGCCTCCATCTCCCAGCCTGGTCCCCAGCCTCTCAGCCTCGTCCCCCAGCCTCGTCCCCCAGCCTCTCAGCCTCTGTCCCCCGCCTCTGTCCCCCAGCCTCTCAGCCTCCATCTCCCAGCCTCGTCCTCCAGCCTCTCAGCCTCCATCTCCCAGCCTCGTCCCCCAGCCTCTCAGCCTCGTCCCCCAGCCTCGTCCCCCAGCCTCTCAGCCTCTGTCCCCAGCCTCTCAGCCTCCATCTCCCGGCCTGCGTCCCCAGCCTCTCAGCCTCTGTCCCCCAGCCTCGTCCCCCAGCCTCCGTCCCCAGCCTCTCAGCCTCTGTCCCCAGCCTCTCAGCCTCCATCTCCCAGCCTCTCAGCCTCTGTCCCCTAGCCTCTCAGCCTCCATCTCCCAGCCCTGCGTCCTCCAGCCTCTCAGCCTCCATCTCCCCGCCTCGTCCCAGCCTCTCAGCCTCGTCCCCAGCGCCTCGTCCCCAGCCTCTCAGCCTCGTCCCCAGCCTCTCAGCCTCCATCTCCCAGCCTCGTCCCCAGCCTCTCAGCCTCGTCCCCCAGCCTCGTCCCCCAGCCTCTCAGCCTCTGTCCCCCAGCCTCTCAGCCTCCATCTCCCAGCCTCGTCCCCAGCCCCTCAGCCTCTGTCCCCCAGCCTCGTCCCCAGCCTCGTTCCCCAGCCTCTCAGCCTCTGTCCCCCAGCCTCTCAGCCTCCATCTCCCAGCCTCTCAGCCTCTGTCTCCCAGCCTCGTCCCCCAGCCTCTCAGCCTCTGTCTCCCAGCCTCTCAGCCTCTATCTCCCAGCCTCTCAGCCTCTGTCTCCCAGCCTCGTCCCCCAGCCTCGTCCCCAGCCTCTCAGCCTCGTCCCCCAGCCTCTCAGCCTCTGTCTCCCAGCCTCGTCCCCCAGCCTCTCCGGCCTCGTCCCCCAGCCTCGTCCCCAGCCTCTCAGCCTCTGTCCCCCAGCCTCTCAGCCTCCATCTCCCAGCCTGGCCCCCAGCCTCTCAGCCTCCATCTCCCAGCCTCGTCCCCAGCCTCTCAGCCTCTTTCCCCCCCCCGCCGCGTCCCCAGCCTCCGGTCCCCCAGCCTCTCAGCCTCTGCCCCCAGCCTCTCAGCCTCCATCTCCCAGCCTCGTCCCCAGCCTCTCAGCCTCGTCCCCCAGCCTCTCAGCCTCTGTCTCCCAGCCTGCGTCCCCCAGCCTCTCAGCCTCGTCCCCCAGCCTCGTCCCCCAGCCTCTCAGCCTCTGTCCCCAGCCTCTCAGCCTCCATCTCCCAGCCTCGGTCCCCCAGCCTCTCAGCctcgtccccccccccccagtcgcCGCCCGCCGCTCTCAGCCTCTGTCCCCCAGCCTCTCAGCCTCCATCTCCCAGCCTCGTCCCCCAGCCTCTCAGCCTCGTCCCCCAGCCTCTCAGCCTCTGTCCCCCAGCCTCTCAGCCTCCATCTCCCAGCCTCGTCCCCCAGCCTCTCAGCCTCTGTCCCCCAGCCTCGTCCCCAGCGTCCGTCCCCCAGCCTCTCAGCCTCTGTCCCCCAGCCTCGTCCCCAGCCTCTCAGCCTCCATCTCCCAGCCTCGTCCCCCAGCCTCTCAGCCTCATCCCCCAGCCTCTCAGCCTCTGTCTCCCAGCCTCGTCCCCCAGCCTCTCAGCCTCGTCCCCCAGCCTCGTCCCCCAGCCTCTCAGCCTCTGTCCCCCAGCCTCGTCCCCCAGCCTCTCAGCCTCCATCTCCCAGCCTCGTCCCCCATCCTCTCAGCCTCCATCTCCCAGCCTCGTCCCCCAGCCTCTCAGCCTCTGTCCATCAGCCTCTCAGCCTCTGTCCCCCAGTGTCCAGAAAAAAGTTTAA